The DNA sequence TTTGCTTAACATATTTTATATTCTAtcgataacatgcctataggatcccGCTAAGTAATTGAAACTATTCACATTGATACCGCTTTATCAACTATGTGGCTCACCTAGAAAGCATGGCTATAGGATTAACTAAACAAACCTGCGTTTTCAACAGCTTCATTGCCCAGATCTGGCCATctagaaatcttgcctataggacTCTATGATGACTATTGAAACTGTTTAATTGTATCTTCTCACTTAGAAACCATGGCTATTGGATtaagtgcaataataataaaCGTTACTCAACTTTATCGTCTAAGTTTAATTATCTAGACATCCTGCCTATAGGTTTTAAATGGTACAACATGCTCTATTTCCAGATCTGCCTACTTATAACTGCTTGTCCGCCTAGTCTTAAGCATAGTTAACCTGAATAATAATAACTGTCCGTTTAGTTGGCTGTGTGCATATGTGTTTATATGAGGAGGTAAACCTAAGCCTTTTATGCTACCTGAAGTCCTACTTGTTTCGATTTTGTGACGCTTAGTTTTCTCATTTTAAGCAGTCTAGGTGAGTCTAGAACTACCCATTTTGTAGGTCCAAACCCTCCTGGACCATAGACATGGGATGGCTAAGCACACATAGGAcatgacttagaattgaactAGTGCGTTTTAGGTAAATAACCTCTAGATAGTAATCGgatagtaggagatgatagtttgtgctcgCGGAACCCCTATACTTAAaggagttgcaaagtattatttatgttgcacggtgatcctttaggctaaaaagaATTTAGGACCCCCCACGTACAATTATTTCCTGTATACTTGCTTATTGGAACCTAGACTGGACTAGGTTGTATCTGGTAATTCTCAAAGAGTTGTACCAATTGCTTATTAATGGACAAGTTATTTCCTTCACTTGTGTATAATTTATCTTAATCAATTATTTCATCCTATTGTTGCTTTGAACAATTAATTAGTTATTTGGACTCTCTACTCTCCTTTAATTGACATGCTCATATAAGGTAGTTATAATTTGATAATCCGCATAATGTAAAATTTGACCAGGAACCACAGCTGGGGACCTCGAGGAGTGTCTAACCCCTTCTCTTTCAGGTAATTcgagcccttacctgatctttgtTGACGTAGACTAGTTAAATCAGTGTTATTTATAAATAGGTCCCCTAACGCACcccaaaatcgttaggtggcgactcatCTCTtttaataccaaatttaaaaGAGTTTTCACGTGTCGACACCCGCTTTTGCTAGAAAACGGggtgcgacagcatggcgactctgctggggatatacttaggctcttaccataatgaattTTGCTTGTGTGAATTATTGAATTATTTGACTTCTTTCATGTACTTCCCTCTTCTCGCCCCCCCttttttacttgaaattgctacaTCACGAACCTCCCTTCCCCATCTCCTTTATTTGCTTCATCTAACTatcgtttttgaatttttgagaacTGTACTAACTTTTTCCTCtgtcttttcttttccctttctttctttcttattttatcGCATTATTTAATACTGCCTTTATGTGCTTTCACCATGAAAATTAATAGACTATATGTTATCACTTTCGCATAAGCATGCTTtcaacatcatattccactcgtgcctattatcaacatagcgaCACTTGATGAGTTTTCGTGCTTTCCAGAAATACCCTCGCCAAATCGGAAAGGCATATAAGGGGAGGACTAGTcaatcagcggtgcagtcgacggtcctgtgcctttccctctcaaaaTGTCCGCTTGAGAGTatcagtctagacccttctagaaacctacTCTAATTGAaaatgtgcatgcatcatgttaaacctaggaTGGATCAAATACTCATGGCATATTAAATCCATTTAGATAGACCTTGTCTAATGTCCAAAGGGATCTCCACAATCCCGAGGGAACACATTCATGCTATATGCATTACATGAagaaaatataccaacatgttgactattattgcaaaattaatcAAATCAGAAGGAGGAATGGATAAATCTTTTGTTTGATGCAGAAAATAAGGCATGAAATCCTCAGGTTCAGCATGGTCCAGAACATCCCACCTCTGTTGATTGACTTGTGGAATGACCTTGCACTGTTTAACAGAAATCATGTGAGAAGGGTATAGGGTAATTTACCATCTTTAATGGATATCCAACCGAGCAAGGAACTAATTGAGGCAGCCACTATATTTTGGGATGAAGAGAGCCACCTTTCGATTTGGAAATATGGAGATGACTCCCCTTTTGGAAAAAATCGGAGGTTTCGCCAATttcatgggatagtccgggtctATTAGTGCCGGAAAATTATACTCCACGCGTTTTTCTTAAAATGGTTGGGTTGAAGAACAATGATGAGTTGGTTTGCTTGAAGAAATCCTACATTCCCTTTGACTTTCTCTATGAACGGTATGGACACAACAAATATTACCGTTTGCATCATGAGGAATTGACTATCACCTCTATTGGATGGTTTCATCGTCAAGTTTATGTCTTCATAGTTGCTTTTAGGGTTTGCTGATTTTCCCGATGCAAGGAGGGAAAATTCACACAGGTTTAGCCACGATCTCCAGGACCATGATGGAAGGAATCAAGGGATAGAAATACACTATTGTTCCTATGATACTAGCTGAGATGTACCAAGACTTGGATCGAGGCAAACATGGGGCCGAATATTTCGAAGGGTGCAAtcttctgctacatatttggttGTTAGAGTATCTCCAAAGAGGAGACTACCGCCAAGAGTTCCTACGTAGGCCGTTGAATGATTATATTGCCagtcatcatcaaaagaagatgacATTCGCGCCTGATAGATTTGCAAAACCTTGAAATTTTGAATAATGGGTATGCCTATTCGCAATTTGACTGATGAACAGGTACactggatgttcgagtggtttccCAGTAAAGAGTTCATAATCCGGTCCAAGGGGACTACCCATTTGGTGTTAACTGGGTTGCGAGGCATTTACCCTTacactcctataagggtaatgaggcaaggtGGAAGGAAATAGGTTATCCCTCGGGTATCTAACATGACTCAATATAAGGCATACTTCAAAGAGGATGTCATTCCTTTCAAGTTCGAGCCTCagcatatgtggaatcaaaagatCATTGCAGATGAAGAGACTATCGATCCTGATAGGTATCATGCTGGACATATGTATTACTACCTTTCGTTGTTAGAGGATGACATAATCAGAGATGTCAAATCGGGTTTCAACCTTAAAGGAAGTATCATAGATGAAGAGGCCGAGGCTAGGGTAAAGTAAAAAAGGCTGCGCAAGAGGGTTTTTGAATCTGaagccaaacaactggaacaacATAAGATAGACATGGAAGCAAAAAAAAAATGGAAGGAGATCGCGAACACGTCAACAGGAAGGTTGGAACACTTAGATCAAGGGTTGATGGAGTTGGAAGGAAAGATGAGGAAGAGCCTCTAGGACTGCCAGGGTATGGGCTACGACGAGGGAGGAAAGCTGGAAATGACTTACTTGCTGCTCGACATGTGCGAGCTTGGAATGTGATCGATGGAGCCAAGATTGCAAAGCATGGAGAATGTCCATCTGAGACCAAATAGAATAGGAAGaaatttcttttattgttttatagtTAAATTTCATTTAgattcgatgtaataaggctttaTGCCATTACTAACTCTATATCATCATTTCAATTTAGTAATAgattggtttgatttatttttcaCATTAATGGGATGAAGCAATGTTGGCACAAAAATTCTCCAAGTTTAtttgtcgcttaggcctacctcgggcacaacgaggtccccaaattaggatgcgAACCGTTACATGTCTTATGTGCTATCTGTTTACATACTGCAAGACTCTTTTATTTTGTCTTACTGCCTTGGATACCttttgcttttctttattttgattaTTCCTGTTCCCAAAGATTGGTTCGTGTATTCTGGCAATGtcagcatatcacactagatccatgGGTCATCCACCTCCCTCCTCTTAACGACATCAAAAGCAAGGGTAAAGGAAAGATGGATGATTTGAGTGGCAACATGGAAGACAATGCTCCTAGGGCAAAGAAAGTAGAGACTTCGGATGGAAGAAGTACATCGGGCCAGAACGTACTGGTTCTGCAATTAGAACAAAAGATTTTGGAATTACAAGGCAATCTCGAGAAGGCCCGCAACATCGCCCACCTATCCCTTACCTTAAATGTCCCCGACATCAATCATCAGAATACCACCGCTCAAAACTAGACGCAACCCCAGAACCCACAACCCCAAAATCCACAAGCTCCAAAAATCCCCCTTCTACACAACAATACCACAACCCCTCACCCCCATAAAATCTAAACCCACCACCACTACAAGCTCCTCAACAACACCACAATAATACGACCCAATATCCGTAAACCGCCACCTACCCCACTCCTTAAAATGTACCACAACCTACCCACGATCCACCCCAAGCATCCATCAATGATCATCCATACACTCAAGTCCCTGGAATTTACCAAAGCAACCCAATATACATGGAAACTCTACCACACACCCCGCATCAAACACTATACTTACCTGAATTTATCGAAAAGGACCAGCTCATCCGAAACATGGCCAAGGAACTGAAGAAGTTGTCTGGAAGGGTCCAGAATGTCGAGGGAGGAAAGGGAATGGAAggattgaattatgaagatttgtgtatccaACAAGATGTGGAGTtaccggagggttacaaaccccCAAAGTTTGAAATGTTCGATGGCACCGATGATCCCAAGGTGCATTTGTGAACTTAGTACAATAAACTCGTAGGAGTAGGCAAGAACGAGAAAATCCGCATGAAGTTATTCATGCGAAGTCTCACTGGGGATGCTttatcttggtacatcagtcagaacccaaagaaatgtcCTAATAAGGTAAGCATGGCATCCGATTTTATTGACCGATTCAGGTTCAATACGGAGAACACACCAGATGTTTTCTACATCCAGAATCCCAAGAAGCAACCCACGGAGACCTTCCGCGAGTATGCCACCCGTTGGAGATCAGAAGCTGTTAAAGTAAGACCACCGCTAGCGGAGGAATAAATGAACAAATTCTTCGTCTGAGCTTAGGACCCACCGTACTATGAGAGATTGATGGTCatagagaatcacaagttctATGACATAATGAAGTTGGGGGAAAGAATTGAAGAGGACATCAAGAGTGGCACGGTTACCAACTTTGAAGCTTTGCAGGCCACCAATAAAATTTTGCAGTCTAGAGGTATTTCTAAGTATAAAGAAATGGGTGCCGTAATGGTATCCCAAGAACCGAAGTCTCCCCTCACTTATTAAACACCCCCACAAACATTTCATCCTTAACCCCAAAATATCATTACCCTGCTACCACCTACCACACCTATAATACCCAGCCAGCATACTACTACTAATCTCCACCTGCCCGTTAGAACTATCCAAAACCCTgaccaaattttgaccgcagaaCTCCTAGATAATACGTCCCTTTCACCGAACCCATAGCTAAATTGTATGAGAGACTAAAGGTGgctggttatgtcactcccattcctacAATCGCTTTTGAAAATCCCTCCCAGTGGGTCAAAACCAACAAAACTTGTGcgtatcactcaggcatgaaaggaAACACCATTAAGGAATGTCGCATGTTGAAAGACAAGATCCAGACATTGATTTATACCAAGGTGATACAGCTAAAGAAATTCACACCTAATGTCCGCAATAACCTTCTTCCCGACCACATGGGTGAGGGAGTAAACATGATCGagactgatgaagaatgggaccagGAGGGAACCATCAGTCTTATTCGAGAAGGAGACACTGCTATGACATCTCCTGTCACACTCTCATCAATTGTGGTACAAACCGTTCGGGGTTTAAGTGGCTACATCTAGGCCTCCGTTCATTATGATGGTGGCTCCATCGCCATCGTACAAATCTAATGCTATTCCATGGGATTATGTGGAAGAGGCAAGAAGGAAAGAGAAAGCCAAGAAGGAAAAAATGAGTGCCGCCTAGGGAATAACTAGAACATGCTGGGTCTACACGCTTTAAAACCTCGCTAAGGGAGGAACAAAAAAGGAGACCACGTCAAAACCGCCTGTTGTGGAAACAAGTAccgatgatctttggagaaaggtacaaGCAAAGGAGCATTCTATTGTTGATCACCTAACCAAAACTCATGCTCAAATATCCATATTTTCATTGTTTTAAAATTCAGACACGCATAAaaatgccttgatgaaggtgttaagtaAAGCTTATGTAGCTATtggcatcactagtggagagacgACAAATATGGTGAGACAAGTGCTAGAGACACACAAGATCACCTTCCACGATGATGAGTTGCCACCGGAGGGTTTGAGTTATAACAAAGCACTACACATCACCATGCAGTATGAAGACAAGTTCATTGTATGAGTCTTGAATGACGAGGGTTTGAGTCTCAATATATGCCCTTTGACTACCCTGAAAAGATTGGGCATAGGTATACCAAAGATACGGCTGGGAAGCATGAACGTGAAGGCATTCGATGGGTCCCAAAGGGCTACAGTTGGAGAAATTGACCTGGGTTTGAAGATAGTCCCAACCATGTTCGATGTCGAGCTCCAGGTATTAGACATCTCTGTCACCTACAACCTGTTGTTGGGACGATCATGGATACACATGGATGGGGCAGTTGCTTCTATTTGCATCAGGCCATGAAGTTCAAGTGGAATCATTAGGAGGTAGTTATTCACGGAGATGGAAACAATCCTATTTATACCAACCAGATCGTACCAGCAGTTGAAAATAGAAGAAAGTTGGGAGGAGAAATATTCTATAGTATCAAGTGGATAAACACAGCTGAGAAAGGAAAATGGTGGTGCAACAAGGTGCTAAGTATGCTACATTGGTTGGGGTATGAGCTGGGCAAAGGTCTCGGCCCCAATCTTCAAGGGATAACATAACCAATATGACTACATACTCAAGGAATGACCTTTGGTCTCGGGCACGAATACACTATAAAAGAATATAAGGATTGGTCATCGCCATGATATGACTCCTATTACCCATTGCCTTAACCGATACCACTGTTGCATCAGACATTCCGGCAAGGCCGACGTGATTTGGGGTTCCGAGGAAGATGAGATATTAGATGGCATGAGGAACCTGTTTCTGAATGAGGGAGACATGGATTGCAATGTGATATTGGGGGAGAAGGAGGAGGACCTTACCATCTAGACAGTAAGAGATGGAGCCATTCTCAGGAACTAGAcagctgcaccatcccgggctcgtACGAGCACCTGAGTAGCCCGGCAGAACTAGCATGATTTCCTTTAAAAATTGTTTTGTTGAATTTAAGacatttcaatatttttttttgaaataaatactcgagAAATCGAGCCGTGTTTGTCTGACAGTTTTAAGTTTAATTAATGCATCATTTCTCTTtgtttatttataatattatctCTCTGCATTCTTTTCAGCATAACTATTTCCTATCATGTTGAATCTACAACAGtaacatgtaatgagacaacgcaacataataaaagtgattCAGAAGAATGGGAAAACGATGCAATACCTAAGGAAATTGTCAGGGAAGTAGAGGATTTTGAAAATTAACCAAAGTCCGATCTGGAAGAAACTGAGGCAGTTAATTTGGGAGATTCcgaattggtcaaagaaactcgcattaACATTCATATATCACCGTCGGATAGAGATAAGTACATCAGATTTCTGAAGGAATATAAGGACATATTTGCATGGTCTTATGATAACATGACAGGGTTGAGCATATATATAGTATCTCATAAGCTACCTACCAACCCCATTTGTCCACCAGTAAAACAAAaactcagaaaattcaagccagatatgagtttgaagataaaagaggaggttaccaagcaaatcaaagccaaagtCCTCCGAGTGGTTAAATATCCAACCTGGTTAGCCAATGTCGTGCACGTACCAAAGAAATACAGGGAGGTCAAGGTGTGCGTTGACTACCGAGATCTGaatagagcaagtcctaaggatgattttccACTACCAAATATATACATATTGATAGATAActatgccaagcatgaactccaatcctttgttgaTTTCTTCACAGGATACCATCATATCTGGATGGACAAAGAGGATGTAGAGAAGACAACCTTCATTACACCATGGGGGGTATACTACTAAGATGATGCCGTTCAGTTTGAAGAATGCTAGGGaaacctacatgagggccatgaacACTCTCTCTCATGATATGATACACAGGGAAATAgaagtgtacgtggatgatgtcatcatcaaatctaagaagAGTCCGGATCACATAGCCGACCTGAGAAAGTTTTTCGACTGACTACAAAAGTACAACCTGAAGTTGAACCCTAcaaaatgtgctttcggattCCCTGCTGGGAAGTTACTAGGTTTCATCATCAGTTGCCGTGGCATTATGCTGGATTCgtcaaagatcaaagccattcAGGATCTGCCGCCACCAAAGAACAAGAAGGATATAATGAGTTTCTTGGGCCGCAACAAGTATATCaaccgtttcatagcacaatcagcGATAATATGTGAACCAATCTTCAAGATGCTGAGGAAGGATGCTGCCACAAGTTGGACTGAGGAGTGTCaaaaagccttcgacaaaatcaaggagtatctaTCCAAACCTCCTGTGTTGGTCCCACTAGAGCCCGGGAGACCTTTATTACTGTACCTGTCTGTGTTGGACGGAGCCTTCGGATGCATcctgggacaacatgatgagacCAGAAGAAAAGAGTAGCCAATATATtatctaagtaagaagttcacaccttacgaagCTCAATATTCATTATTAGAACGTACTTGTTGTGCTCTAACGTGGATAACCTagaagttgaggcattatttctgtgcatacaccACATACCTCATATCAAGAATCCTTTAAAGTACATTTTCTAGAAGCCTATATCTACATGCAAGCTAGCAAAGTCCCAGATattgctaagtgagttcgacatcgtctgtATGACTCAGTAAGCAGTCAAGGGGTAAGCATTGGCCGATTACCTGGCAG is a window from the Nicotiana tomentosiformis chromosome 10, ASM39032v3, whole genome shotgun sequence genome containing:
- the LOC138899875 gene encoding uncharacterized protein, producing the protein MAKELKKLSGRVQNVEGGKGMEGLNYEDLCIQQDVELPEGYKPPKFEMFDGTDDPKNPKKCPNKVSMASDFIDRFRFNTENTPDVFYIQNPKKQPTETFREYATRWRSEAVKVRPPLAEE